The following coding sequences are from one Melanotaenia boesemani isolate fMelBoe1 chromosome 19, fMelBoe1.pri, whole genome shotgun sequence window:
- the notch1a gene encoding neurogenic locus notch homolog protein 1 has protein sequence MYRFLVKLTFLIPAIVLSQGLKCSLPTESCLNGGRCESTLNGNGECKCPSDYVGNRCQYPSPCSPSPCRNDGECRAISHGNTFEFHCVCRPGFTDRLCLTPTNHACMSSPCRNGGTCDLITLNFFRCHCPPGWSGQTCQIPNPCASNPCANGGQCSALDSTYKCTCPPNFHGQTCKQDVNECAQTPSLCLNGGVCVNEVGSYHCRCPQDFTGHHCETPYMPCSPSPCQNGGTCVQKGDTTYDCSCLLGFTGQHCEHNIDDCPSHNCQNGGVCVDGVNTYNCQCPPHYTGQYCTENVDECELMPNACQNGGTCHDTHGSYHCVCVNGWTGDDCSENIDDCASAACYHGATCHDRVASFFCECPHGRTGLLCHLDDACISNPCQKGSNCDTNPVNGKAICTCPPGYTGSACNLDIDECSLGANPCEHGGRCLNTKGSFQCKCLQGYEGPRCEMDVNECMSNPCHNDATCLDQIGGFHCICMPGYEGVFCHINTDECASQPCLNNGKCIDKINSFHCECPKGFSGSLCQVDIDECASTPCKNGAKCTDGPNKYTCECAEGYTGQHCEIDINECYSDPCHYGTCKDGLASFTCYCRPGYTGRLCETNINECLSQPCKNGGTCQDRENSYICSCPAGTAGFNCEINLDDCKSKPCDYGRCIDKINGYECACEPGYTGTMCNINIDDCAINPCHNGGTCVDGINSFTCLCPEGYNDATCLSQVDECGSNPCIHGRCQDLINGYKCTCDSGWSGQNCDINNNECESNPCMNGGTCKDMTSGYHCTCRAGFTGPNCQTNINECASNPCLNQGTCIDDVAGYKCNCLLPYTGENCETLLAPCSPRPCKNGGICKEAEDYQSFSCICPEGWQGQTCEIDINECVKSPCRNGALCLNTMGGYQCKCQPGYTGQKCETDIDDCKPNPCSNGGLCHDDINSFKCTCLPGFSGRRCEQDINECESNPCKNGANCTDCVNSYTCTCPPGFSGINCEINTNDCTESSCLNGGTCVDGINAFTCLCLTGFTGSYCQYDINECDSKPCLNGGTCLDGYGTYKCTCPHGYTGVNCQNLVRWCDSSPCKNGGSCWQQGASYTCQCQTGWTGLYCDIPSVSCEVAAKQQGVEVAQLCRNSGQCLDAGNTHYCRCQAGYTGSYCQEQVDECSPNPCQNGATCTDYLGGYSCECVPGYHGVNCSKEINECQSQPCQNGGTCIDLINTYKCSCPRGTQGVHCEINLDDCNPFSDPLTNEPKCFNNGKCVDRIGGYQCVCPPGYVGERCEGDVNECLSDPCDPRGSYNCIQLTNSYRCECRTGYTGQRCDKVFDGCKGSPCRNGGTCAVASNTPHGFICKCPPGFTGSSCEYDSHSCGSLNCRNGGTCVSGHLGPRCLCPSAFTGPECQTPTDSLCISNPCYNGGTCHITPDAPFFQCSCPSNFNGLLCHILDYSFVGGFGRDITPPPEVEVSCELPQCDEWAGNHICDSLCNNHACGWDGGDCSLNFDDPWQNCSAALQCWRYFNDGKCDGQCNSPGCLYDGFDCQGQEGQCNPLYDQYCKDHYADGHCDQGCNNAECEWDGLDCANNMPEKLADGHLVLVVHIPPEELKNRSSSFLRELSSVLHTNVVFRRDAKGEPMILPYYGNEQDLVKHNVLKRSADSWPEWASMPANVFDQVKESVSSMVSSRKRRELDSVQVKGSIVYLEIDNRQCYQQSTECFQSATDVAAFLGALASSGNLNVPYIEAVTSVRPPPPTQELYPMYVVFLGLAALGFVCLGVLVSRKRRREHGQLWFPEGFKVSEPSKKKRREPLGEDSVGLKPMKNSDINLMDDNQNEWGDDDPECRRFRLEEQAMLDLSDHTDQRKWTQQHLDAADLRIASIAPTPPQGEIENDCMDVNVRGPDGFTPLMIASCSGGGLETGNSEEEEDPSAEIISDFIYQGANLHNQTDRTGETALHLAARYARSDAAKRLLESSADANVQDNMGRTPLHAAVAADAQGVFQILIRNRATDLDARMHDGTTPLILAARLAVEGMVEELINCHADANATDDSGKSALHWAAAVNNVEAAVVLLKNGANKDMQDNKEETPLFLAAREGSFETAKVLLEHFANREITDHLDQLPRDIAQERMHHDIVRLLDEYNVVRSPGLHSTPLSTSTLSPPLCSPNDYLSNLKPSHSVKKVRKLSSGGKGGKDGAKDNRMKKKKSLDGKSNLLDTSAVLSPVDSLESPHGYLSDVASPPMPSPFQQSPPMSLNHLQGSGDSHTIQINMGKDMSCMAFDPNPPRLSHLPVSSPSTQGTTSLGGSRGGQCDWVSRMHPSVGQQGSFTQGPPMTHNMMGPLHGVSTATLSQIMGYQNLQTSHLGSSAHMMQAHSRQLQHQNSNSTTAGQTLSQSFPNIELNGSDMQQNSGSGRSVTIHTVMPQETQMLGTQFLTPPSQHSYSGPMDNTPSHQLQVPDHPFLTPSPGSPDQWSSSSPHSNMSDWSEGISSPPTSIHSQMNLIPDQFK, from the exons ATGTATCGTTTCTTAGTGAAACTAACATTTCTGATTCCAGCAATCGTCCTCTCACAAG GTCTAAAATGCTCCCTGCCCACTGAGTCGTGCCTAAATGGAGGAAGGTGTGAATCTACTCTAAATGGCAATGGAGAATGCAa GTGTCCCAGTGATTATGTAGGCAACCGGTGCCAGTATCCTAGCCCATGTAGTCCTTCACCCTGCCGCAACGATGGCGAATGTCGTGCCATTTCCCATGGCAACACATTTGAGTTCCACTGTGTGTGCCGCCCGGGCTTCACTGACAGACTATGCCTGACCCCGACCAACCATGCCTGCATGAGCTCCCCATGTCGCAATGGAGGAACGTGTGATCTGATTACTCTCAATTTTTTCCGCTGCCACTGTCCTCCAGGATGGTCAG GCCAAACCTGCCAGATACCTAACCCATGTGCTTCCAATCCATGTGCAAATGGTGGCCAGTGCTCAGCCTTAGATTCCACGTATAAGTGCACCTGCCCGCCCAACTTCCACGGTCAAACATGCAAGCAAGACGTAAACGAGTGTGCCCAGACTCCCTCTCTATGTCTTAATGGTGGTGTATGCGTGAATGAGGTTGGCTCGTATCATTGCCGCTGTCCTCAAGACTTTACTGGCCATCACTGTGAGACCCCTTACATGCCATGCAGCCCCTCACCATGCCAAAATGGAGGTACCTGTGTCCAGAAGGGAGATACCACCTACGACTGTAGCTGCCTTCTAG GCTTCACAGGCCAGCATTGTGAGCACAACATCGATGATTGTCCAAGTCACAACTGTCAGAATGGTGGTGTGTGCGTGGATGGGGTGAACACCTACAATTGCCAGTGCCCACCTCATTACACAG GTCAATACTGCACAGAAAATGTGGATGAGTGTGAATTGATGCCCAATGCATGTCAGAATGGAGGAACATGCCACGACACACATGGCAGCTACCACTGTGTCTGTGTCAACGGGTGGACCGGAGACGACTGCAGTGAGAACATTGATGACTGTGCCAGTGCAGCTTGCTATCATGGCGCTACCTGCCACGACCGTGTGGCCTCATTCTTCTGCGAGTGCCCTCATGGACGCACAG GTTTACTTTGCCACCTTGATGATGCCTGCATCAGCAACCCATGTCAAAAGGGCTCTAACTGTGACACCAACCCAGTCAATGGAAAGGCAATATGCACCTGTCCCCCAGGTTACACAGGATCAGCCTGCAACTTGGATATTGATGAGTGCTCCCTTG GTGCCAACCCCTGTGAGCATGGTGGTCGCTGTCTCAACACAAAAGGCTCTTTCCAGTGCAAGTGTCTTCAAGGATATGAAGGTCCACGTTGCGAGATGGATGTAAATGAATGCATGTCCAATCCCTGCCATAATGATGCAACCTGTCTTGACCAGATTGGAGGGTTCCACTGCATCTGTATGCCAG GATATGAAGGTGTGTTCTGCCACATCAACACAGATGAGTGTGCCAGTCAGCCTTGTCTCAATAATGGCAAGTGCATAGACAAGATCAACTCCTTCCACTGCGAGTGCCCCAAAG GATTTTCAGGAAGCCTGTGTCAGGTTGATATTGATGAGTGTGCCAGCACCCCCTGCAAGAATGGAGCTAAATGTACTGATGGACCCAACAAGTATACTTGTGAATGTGCTGAAG GCTACACAGGGCAGCACTGTGAAATTGACATTAATGAGTGCTACTCTGATCCCTGCCACTATGGCACATGTAAAGATGGCCTGGCATCCTTCACCTGCTATTGCCGCCCTGGCTACACTGGTCGCTTGTGTGAGACCAACATCAATGAGTGTCTGAGCCAGCCTTGTAAGAACGGTGGCACTTGCCAGGACAGGGAGAACTCCTACATCTGCTCCTGCCCTGCAGGCACTGCTG GCTTTAACTGTGAGATTAACCTGGATGACTGCAAGAGCAAGCCCTGCGACTATGGGAGATGCATCGACAAAATCAATGGCTATGAGTGTGCATGTGAGCCCGGTTACACAG GCACAATGTGTAACATTAACATCGACGACTGTGCCATCAATCCGTGTCATAATGGAGGAACATGTGTTGATGGCATCAACAGCTTCACATGCCTCTGCCCAGAGGGCTACAATGATGCCACCTGTTTGTCACAGGTGGACGAGTGTGGCAGCAACCCCTGTATCCATGGCCGATGTCAGGATCTCATTAATGG CTACAAATGTACTTGTGACTCAGGCTGGAGCGGCCAAAACTGTGACATCAATAACAATGAATGTGAATCCAACCCCTGCATGAATGGGGGAACCTGCAAGGACATGACTAGTGGATACCACTGCACATGCAGAGCTGGCTTTACTG GGCCTAACTGCCAAACTAACATCAATGAGTGTGCCTCCAACCCCTGCCTCAACCAGGGAACCTGCATCGATGATGTTGCTGGATACAAGTGCAACTGTTTGCTGCCTTACACTG GTGAAAACTGTGAGACCCTCTTGGCCCCCTGCAGCCCCCGACCCTGTAAAAATGGTGGAATATGTAAGGAGGCTGAAGATTATCAGAGCTTCTCCTGTATTTGCCCTGAGGGTTGGCAAG GCCAGACATGTGAGATTGATATCAATGAATGTGTGAAAAGCCCATGCCGCAACGGTGCCCTTTGCCTCAACACTATGGGTGGCTACCAGTGCAAGTGCCAACCAGGTTACACTGGCCAGAAGTGTGAGACAGACATTGATGACTGCAAACCAA aTCCATGCAGTAATGGAGGTTTGTGCCATGATGACATCAACAGTTTCAAATGTACCTGTCTACCTGGGTTTAGTGGCCGCAGGTGTGAGCAGGACATAAATGAGTGTGAGAGTAACCCTTGTAAGAATGGGGCCAACTGCACTGACTGCGTCAACAGCTACACCTGCACCTGCCCACCTGGTTTCAGTGGTATTAACTGTGAGATCAACACCAATGACTGCACTGAGAG CTCTTGCTTGAATGGCGGCACATGTGTGGATGGAATCAACGCCTTCACTTGCCTGTGTTTAACTGGATTCACTGGCAGCTACTGCCAATATGATATAAATGAGTGTGACTCCAAGCCATGCCTCAATGGAGGCACCTGCCTGGATGGTTATGGAACATACAAGTGCACCTGTCCCCACGGCTACACAGGAGTCAATTGTCAG AATCTTGTGCGCTGGTGTGATTCTTCCCCCTGTAAAAATGGAGGGTCTTGCTGGCAGCAGGGTGCCTCTTACACCTGCCAGTGTCAGACTGGGTGGACTGGCCTGTACTGTGACATCCCAAGTGTGTCTTGTGAGGTTGCAGCCAAACAGCAAG GTGTTGAAGTGGCTCAGTTGTGTAGGAATTCAGGCCAGTGTCTGGATGCTGGAAACACACATTACTGCCGCTGCCAAGCTGGATACACCGGAAGTTACTGCCAGGAACAGGTGGACGAGTGTTCACCCAATCCTTGCCAGAATGGAGCGACCTGCACTGACTATCTAGGAGGTTACAGTTGCGAG TGTGTCCCTGGTTACCATGGTGTGAACTGTTCAAAAGAGATCAATGAATGTCAGTCTCAGCCTTGCCAGAACGGAGGCACCTGCATCGACCTCATCAACACCTACAAATGCTCCTGTCCCAGAGGAACACAAG GTGTGCACTGTGAGATTAATTTAGATGACTGCAACCCCTTCAGCGACCCACTAACCAATGAGCCCAAGTGCTTCAACAATGGCAAGTGTGTGGATCGCATTGGAGGCTACCAGTGTGTGTGTCCACCAGGTTACGTGGGCGAACGCTGTGAAGGTGATGTCAATGAGTGTTTGTCAGATCCATGTGACCCCAGAGGGTCCTACAACTGCATCCAGCTGACCAACAGCTATCGCTGTGAATGCCGTACTGGATATACAG GTCAGCGCTGTGACAAGGTGTTTGATGGCTGCAAAGGAAGCCCCTGCAGAAATGGAGGGACGTGTGCTGTTGCTAGTAACACACCTCATGGCTTCATCTGTAAATGTCCACCT GGCTTCACTGGCTCGTCTTGCGAGTATGATTCTCATTCCTGTGGAAGTCTGAATTGTAGGAATGGTGGTACATGTGTCTCAGGGCATCTGGGCCCACGCTGCCTGTGTCCCTCTGCCTTTACTGGGCCTGAGTGTCAAACCCCGACTGACAGCCTCTGCATCTCCAATCCCTGTTACAATGGTGGGACTTGCCACATCACTCCTGATGCTCCATTCTTCCAGTGTAGCTGTCCTAGCAACTTCAATGGCCTACTTTGCCACATACTGGACTACTCCTTTGTAGGGGGTTTTGGTCGAGACATCACTCCACCTCCAGAAGTGGAGGTGAGCTGTGAGCTTCCTCAGTGTGATGAGTGGGCGGGAAACCACATCTGCGACTCTCTGTGCAACAACCACGCCTGTGGTTGGGATGGAGGAGACTGCTCGCTTAATTTTGATGATCCCTGGCAAAACTGCTCTGCTGCTCTGCAGTGCTGGCGTTACTTCAATGATGGAAAGTGTGACGGCCAATGTAACAGCCCAGGGTGTCTCTATGATGGCTTTGACTGCCAAGGACAGGAAGGACAGTGCAA tcCTCTATATGATCAGTATTGTAAGGACCATTATGCTGATGGCCACTGCGACCAAGGCTGCAACAATGCAGAGTGTGAATGGGATGGCCTGGATTGTGCCAACAACATGCCAGAGAAGCTTGCAGACGGACATCTTGTGCTGGTGGTCCACATTCCCCCAGAGGAGCTTAAAAACCGTTCCTCATCCTTCCTCAGAGAGCTCAGCAGTGTTCTCCACACTAATGTGGTGTTCCGCCGTGATGCCAAAGGAGAGCCCATGATCCTTCCTTACTATGGCAATGAACAAGACTTGGTCAAACATAACGTGCTTAAACGATCTGCAGACAGCTGGCCCGAGTGGGCTTCGATGCCGGCCAATGTTTTTGACCAGGTGAAGGAGAGTGTGTCCTCCATGGTCAGCTCACGGAAACGCAGAGAGCTGGATTCTGTGCAAGTTAAAGG GTCTATTGTGTACCTGGAGATTGACAACCGTCAGTGTTACCAGCAGTCTACTGAATGCTTCCAGAGTGCTACAGATGTTGCTGCATTCCTTGGAGCACTGGCCAGCAGTGGGAATCTCAATGTCCCCTATATTGAAGCTGTCACAA GTGTGAGACCACCTCCTCCCACTCAAGAGCTCTACCCTATGTATGTGGTCTTCCTGGGTTTGGCTGCCTTGGGATTTGTTTGCCTGGGTGTCCTGGTGTCTCGTAAGCGGCGACGGGAGCATGGTCAACTTTGGTTTCCCGAAGGATTCAAAGTGTCAGAGCCCAGTAAAAAGAAACGTAGAGAACCGTTGGGAGAGGATTCAGTGGGATTGAA ACCAATGAAAAACTCTGACATTAACCTAATGGATGACAATCAAAATGAATGGGGTGATGATGATCCTGAATGTAGGCGTTTTAGG CTTGAGGAACAGGCCATGTTGGATTTGAGCGATCACACTGACCAGAGGAAATGGACCCAGCAACACCTGGATGCAGCTGACCTGAGGATTGCATCCATAGCGCCTACACCTCCTCAAGGAGAGATAGAGAATGACTGCATGGATGTCAATGTTAGAGGACCAG ATGGTTTCACCCCCCTGATGATAGCCTCCTGCAGTGGCGGAGGCCTGGAGACTGGTAacagtgaagaagaagaggacccATCAGCAGAAATTATCTCTGACTTCATTTATCAGGGTGCCAACCTCCATAACCAGACTGATCGCACAGGTGAGACTGCCCTCCACCTGGCCGCCCGTTATGCCCGCTCAGATGCCGCCAAGCGTCTCCTAGAATCCAGCGCTGATGCCAATGTTCAGGACAACATGGGTCGCACTCCACTTCATGCTGCTGTCGCTGCAGATGCACAGGGAGTGTTTCAG ATCTTAATCCGAAATCGCGCCACTGATCTTGATGCCCGAATGCATGATGGAACAACGCCGCTAATCCTGGCTGCCCGATTGGCGGTTGAAGGCATGGTTGAAGAGCTTATCAACTGTCACGCTGATGCTAATGCCACTGATGATTCTG GTAAATCTGCTCTTCACTGGGCTGCAGCTGTAAATAATGTGGAGGCTGCTGTGGTGCTGCTGAAAAATGGCGCCAACAAAGACATGCAAGATAACAAA GAGGAGACACCACTGTTCCTTGCTGCCCGTGAAGGAAGTTTTGAGACTGCAAAGGTTCTTCTGGAGCACTTTGCCAACCGTGAGATCACCGACCATCTTGACCAGCTGCCCAGAGATATTGCCCAGGAACGTATGCATCATGATATTGTTCGGCTTCTGGATGAGTATAACGTGGTTAGAAGTCCTGGACTCCACAGTACCCCACTCAGCACGTCCACCCTTTCCCCTCCCCTCTGCTCCCCTAATGACTATCTCAGCAACCTCAAACCCAGTCACTCTGTCAAGAAGGTTCGAAAACTTAGCTCTGGTGGGAAAGGAGGCAAGGATGGTGCCAAAGACAacaggatgaagaagaaaaagtctctagatGGAAAGAGTAACTTGTTAGACACATCagctgttctctctccagttgATTCCCTCGAGTCACCCCATGGCTACCTTTCCGATGTGGCATCTCCTCCCATGCCTTCACCCTTCCAGCAGTCCCCGCCTATGTCTCTAAATCACTTACAAGGCAGTGGAGACTCCCATACGATCCAGATTAATATGGGTAAGGATATGAGCTGCATGGCTTTTGACCCTAACCCGCCTCGTCTTTCTCACCTGCCTGTGTCCAGTCCGAGCACTCAGGGGACGACATCCctaggtggcagcagaggaGGTCAATGCGACTGGGTCTCCAGAATGCATCCCAGTGTAGGCCAGCAAGGAAGCTTTACTCAAGGGCCACCTATGACACACAATATGATGGGTCCCCTACATGGTGTCAGTACTGCCACTTTGTCTCAGATAATGGGCTACCAGAACCTGCAGACCAGCCACCTTGGCTCATCTGCACACATGATGCAAGCTCACTCACGGCAGCTCCAGCACCAGAACTCCAACTCCACCACAGCTGGTCAAACCCTCAGCCAGAGTTTCCCAAATATTGAGCTGAATGGCTCTGACATGCAGCAAAACAGCGGCTCAGGTCGCTCTGTGACCATCCACACAGTGATGCCGCAGGAGACGCAGATGCTCGGCACCCAGTTTCTGACCCCTCCCTCCCAGCATAGCTATTCAGGCCCCATGGACAACACACCTAGTCATCAGCTACAGGTGCCTGACCACCCTTTTCTAACCCCCTCTCCTGGCTCCCCTGACCAGTGGTCCAGCTCATCCCCACATTCCAACATGTCTGATTGGTCAGAGGGCATCTCCAGCCCTCCTACAAGTATCCACTCACAAATGAATCTGATCCCAGACCAGTTTAAATAA